Part of the Candidatus Binatia bacterium genome is shown below.
CCGGCTCGACGGTGACGCTGATCGGAAGCGATGGAAGCGAGACGGTCGCCGCCGACGACTGGGCTGCCTGGGCGGAGACGATCAACTACGAGATTGTAACGCGCCTCCCGGGCGAGCTGCGCCGCGAGTACCCGCAGTAGCCTCGCGGCTACGCGACGGCCGCGATCGCCGCTTTGAGATCGAGCGTGCCGTTGTAGAGCGCGCTCCCCACGATGCACGAGTCGACGGCGCTCGGCGCCGAGTCGCGCAGCTCGCGCAGGTCGTCGAGATTGCGTGCGCCGCCGCTCGCCGTCACTCTCACCGCCGCGGCGTTCGCGACGGCGGTGAGCGCCTCGATGTCGTAGCCCTCGCCCATGCCGTCGCGCCGGATCTCGGTGAAGATGACGCGCGAGACGCCCCACTGCGCGACGCGGCGCACGAGCGCGTCGCGATCGACGGGCGTGCGCTCCTGCCATCCGTGCGTTGCGACCTGCGAGCCGCGGGCGTCGATGCCTGCGATCACCTTACCGGGAAAGCGGTTGATGATGTTGCGCGCGAGGCGCTCGTCCTCGACCATCAGCGTCCCGAGTATGATCTCCGCCGCTCCCGCGGCAAACGCGTCCTCGGCGTGCTTGACCGCGCGCAAGCCCCCGCCGGTCTGCACGGGAACGCCGACCGCCTTGCAGATGCGCTCGACGGCAGCGAGATTCTCGCCGGAGCCGAAGGCGCCGTCGAGGTCGATGACGTGCAGCCGCTGCGCGCCGGCCTCGACGAAGGCCTTCGCGCGCTCGACCGGATCGTCGTCGTACTCGACCTCGGTCGTGGGATCGCCCTGGCGCATGCGGACGCACTTTCCGCCGCGCAGGTCGATCGCCGGCACGACCAGCATCGAGATTGCTGCTATCCGCGCGCGCCGTTGACGGCGCGTTGTTCGATCGGCACGTACGGACCGGCTGCGGGTCCTTCGTAGGTTGCCTGCGGACGGATCAGCCGGTTATCGGCGAGCTGCTCGAGGATATGACCGGTCCATCCGGCGATGCGGCCGCACGCAAAGAGACAGGTGAACTCGTCGCCGGGAATTCCGAGATCGGTGAGAACCGGCGCCGTGTAGAAATCGACGTTGGCGTAGATCGTGTTTCCGGGCTTGCGCTCTTGCAGCACCTTCCGGCTCGCCTCTTCGACCGCGTGCGCGGTCTCGTACCAGCGATCGCCTCCGGCATGCGCGGCGAGTTCCTTCGCCATCGCTTCGAGATGGCGCGCGCGCGGATCGCGCACTTTATATTCGCGATGGCCCATGCCCATGATCCGCTGGCCGCGATCGAGGATGCCGCGCACGTACGCCTCGGCGTTCTCCGGCGACTTCACCTCGGCGAGGGTTCGGTACGCCGCGCTCGCAGCGCCGCCGTGCAGATCGCCCTGCAGCGTCGCCAGCGCCGCGGTCACCGACGCGTAGATATCGGCCCGGGTCGAAGCGGCGACGCGCGCGGCAAAGGTCGACGCGTTATACGAGTGGTCGGCGAGGAGCACGAAGTACGTATCGAGCGCGTCCTCTTCGATCGCGTGCGGAACCTTGCCGCCGCGCATATAGAGAAAGTTCCCGGCTTGGGAGAGGTCCGTGCGCGGCGCGATCGGCTCGAGGCCGCGGCGAATCCGATCCCATGCGGCGACGATCGTCGGGACCTTCGCGATCAACTCGATCGCCGTGTGCACGTCGGAGAGATGCTCGCCCTGGGCGTTGACCGGCGAGAAGAGGCCGAGCCCGCTGACGATCGTCCGCAGGACGTCCATCGGCCAGGCAGCCTTCGGAACGTTTTGCATCGCGTTGACGAGCGGCTCGGGAAGGGAGCGCGACGCGCCGAGCTCGCGTTTGAGAACCTCGAGCTCGTGACGATTCGGCAGATGTCCGTAGAGTAGAAGGTGGACGATCTCTTCGAACGTCGCCTGCGGCGCGAGATCGTCGATGTCGTATCCGCGATAGGTGAGGCGTCCGATCGCCCCTTCGACGTTACTGAGCTGCGTGGATCCGACGACGACGCCTTCGAGACCACGATCGACAACGGTAGGCAACGAATTCCTCCATGGATGGTGAGGTGATAGCGGTGGGGTTCCTTCGACGGCCTCCATCCTTCGACTCTTTTAGGCCTGCTCCAAAGGCATTGATGGACCGCCCGGTTGAACATGGCGCGCCTATGGACGCACTCGACCTTTCTCGCAGGCCTCCGCGCAGTCCGCGCGCCCTCCTGCCCGGCCTCGACCTCCTGATGGCGGCCCGCACGGTCGACAAGATTCGTGCGACGCTGCCGGGCGGCAACATCGGCGAATACCAAATCACGGGCTTCAGCTCGAGCTTGCTCAATGCGCTGGAGATATCCGAATCGGTGCTCCGCAAAGTTATCGCGGAGGCGCACTCCGATGCCGACGTCGCCGCTTGGATTCGAGAGCATAGCAACCCGGATCGCTACGCGGAGATCAACGCAAAGTTGGAGAGCCGTACGGTCGGAGAGCGCTTGAACGATCCGGGATTCTTGCGACGATATCCCAACGCGCGCAACCTCCCTCCGGAGACGCCGCGCCTCGACCACCTCGTCGCCGACGACGCGGAAGCGTTCGGTGCGGAGTGACTCTTAGGCGACGGATTCCCGGAGATCGGCGCGCGCTCGCGCGAAACCCACGAGTTTCTCGATCAAGGCCTCGAAGCCAATGCCGATCGCGGCGCAGGCGTCCGGGACGAGGCTCGTCGGCGTCAATCCCGGGAGCGAGTTGATCTCCAAGAGATACGGCCGGTTGTCGGCGGTGACGATAAAGTCGCTGCGCGAGTAGTCGCGCAGGCCGAGCAGCCGGTGCGCCGAGAGCGCGATCATCTGCAGGCGGGCGGCCAAGTCGCCGTCGATCGGCGCGGGAACGATGTGCGTGCTGCCGCCGGGCTCGTACTTCGCGCCGTAACTGTAGAAGCCGTCGCGGTTGGCGACGATCTCGAGGATCGGCAGCGCCTCTTCGCCGAGCACGGCGCACGTGAACTCCCGCCCTTGCACGTACTCCTCGGCGAGAATCTGCGCGTAGTTCTTCGAGGCGTCGAGCATCGCGCTCGTCCACTCCTCGTGCGTGCGCACGATCGTGACGCCGGCCGACGAGCCCTCGAAGCGCGGCTTGATCACGAGCGGCAGATCGAGCGATCCCGGCAGCAGCGGCAGCGTGCCGCCGGTGAGATCGAAGAGATCCCAAACCGGCGTCGGCAGACCCTCGGCGGCAAGGAGCTTCTTCGTTAGATGCTTGTCCATCGAGAGCGCCGCCGCTTCGAGCGCGCTTCCCGTGTAGGGAATCGAGAGGTACTCGAGCAGAGCCTGTACGTGACCGTCCTCTCCGCCGGGTCCGTGGAGCGCGATGAAGACGAGGTCGGGCCGCAGTTCGCGCAGCGCGTCGAGGAAACGTTCGTCGTAATCGAGCGAATGCGCGTCGTAGCCGAGTGAGTGCAGCGCGCGCAGAACCTCCGACCCCGATTTGAGCGAGATCTCGCGTTCGGCGCTGTTGCCGCCCATGACGACGGCGACCGTGGCTTTGCCACCGTTACTACGTTGCATCGATGAAGACTCCGACCAAGTGCACTTCGAGTTGCAGTTCGACGCCCCAGCGGTCGAGCACCGCGCGGCGCACCCGCGCGAGCAACGATGCGACGTCTCGCGCCGTGGCTCCGCCTAGGTTGTTGATGAAGTTGGCGTGCAGCGGCGAGACTTCCGCCCCTCCTTCGCGCCACCCCTTGGCGCCGGCGGCCTCGATCAACCGCGCCGCCTTGTCGCCCTCGGGATTGCGGAAGCACGACCCGGCGTTGGGGAGCGCGATCGGCTGCGTCGCCTTCCGCCTGACCAGCCGGGATCGCATCTCCTCGCGCACCGTGCTGACGCTCGCGCGCGGAAAGGCGAGCGTCACGCGCGAGACGACGACGTTCCGGTCGAGCGTCGAGTGCCGGTAGAGGTAGCGTACGCCGGCGAGGTGCGGCTCGGGACGCCCCGGCGACTGCACCCATACCTCGCGGACGAAATCGCCGATCTCGCGGTCGGTGCCCGCGTTCATCCGCAGCGAGCCGCCGACCGTGCCGGGAATTCCCGCGAGCGAGCCGATTCCCGCGGCCCCGGCCGACGCGGCCTTCGCGGTGACGAGCGACATGTCGGCCGAGCCCCCGGCTTCGACGATCGCGTAGTCGTCATCGCCGGTAACCCGCACCGACGCGAACTCGCCGGCGAGACGTATCACGATGCCGCGAATTCCCCCGTCGCCGACGAGCACGTTGCTTCCGCCGCCGATCATCCACCACGGCATGCGCCGCCGCGCGCAAAAGCGCAGGAGCTCCGCCAGCTCGGCCTCGCTCTCGACCGTAACCAACGCGTCGGCGGGACCGCCGATCTTCCACGACGTGTACGGCGCGAGCGGCTCGTCGAAACCGGCGCGCTCTCCGAAGAGCTCGCGCAGCGCGGCGCGGTCGCTCTCGCGCAAGAGGCTGCGCAACGCGCGCTCGGTCGTGACGCTCACGCTTGCACCGGCGCCGTTTGGCCGGCAGCCGCTTCGCGTACGCGCCGCGCGAGCGACACCGCGACCTCGCTGATGTTGCCTGCGCCGAGCATCAGCACGATCGCGCCGGGCGGGGCCTCGGCGAGCAAGCGGCTCTCGAGGTCTTCGACGCGTTCGACGTAGGCGACGTTCGCGCCGATCGCGGCGAGCGCGTCGCCGATCGAGCGTTCGCTCACGCCGGGAATCGCCGGCTCCGATGCGGCGTAGACGGGCGCGAGATAGACGCGGTCGGCGTCGCGCAGCGCTTGCGCGAACTCGCGCGCGAGATACGCGGTCCGAGAGTAGCGGTGCGGCTGAAAGGCGACGACGATCGGGCCGCGATGATAGAGACGCGCCGCGGCGATCGTCGCGCGCACCGCCGTCGGATGGTGCGCGTAATCGTCGACGACCGTCGCGCGAGCGTTGTTCGCGAGGATGTCGAAGCGGCGTCGCACGCCGCGGAAACCGCGCAGCGCCGCGGCGATCCGGGCGAACGGAACGCCGAGCTCGTTCCCGACGGCGATCGCGGCGAGCGCGTTCTGGACGTTCATCACTCCGGGAACGCGCAGCTCGACCACGCCGAGGCGCCGATCGCCGCTCCACGCCTCGAATTCGGAGCCGAAGTCGCGGAAACGCATCGCGGCGGCGCGGACGGTCGCGCGCGCATCGAGGCCGAAGGTTACCGTGCGCGCGCGCAGATCGTGCGACGTCAGCGACGCGGAGAGCGCGTTATCCGTTCCGACGATCGCGAGACCGTCGTCGGGAAGCTTGCCGAGAAATTCGCCGAACGCGCGCGCGAGCGCGGGAAGCTCGTCGTCGCTCGTCAAGTGATCGTTCTCGACGTTGGTAACGATCGCGATCGACGGCTCGAGCAGCGCGAAGGAGCCGTCCGACTCGTCGGCCTCGGTGACGAACCACGGAGCGGTGCCGTCGTGCGCGTTCGTTCCGAGCGCGACGTCGATGCCGCCGAGCACGAGCCCGGCGTCGATGCCGCCGCCGCGCAGGACGGCGTGCGTCATCGCGGTCGTCGTCGTCTTGCCGTGCGTTCCGCAGACGGCGATGCTGCGCCGGCCCCGCAGCAGCTTCGCGAGCATCTCGCCGCGATGCAGCAGCGGAACGCCGCTGCGCGCTGCCGCGAGATACTCCGGATTGTTGCGATCGATCGCGGAGCTGACGATGACGACGCTTGCGTCGCGAACGTTGCGCGCGTCGTGCCCGATCGTCACCCGCACGCCCTCCGCGCGCAGCTCCTCGATGAGCGGCGTGACGCAGACGTCGGATCCGGAGACCGATTCGCGGCGCGCGAGCAGCACGCGCGCGATCGCGCTCATCCCGATTCCGCCGACGCCGACGAAGTGATACGTCGTCACGCCGCGTTCTTTCTCGCCGCGAGCGCGTCGATCCGGGCGAGGATCGCGTCGAGCGGATCTCCGCCGGCCAGACGCGCCGCGGCATCGGTGAGTTCGCGCAGGCGCGGCTCGCCGGCGGCGCTCGCGAGCGCCGCGGCCAGGCCTCCGGCGCGCAGCTCGTCGTCGGTCAGCACGACCGCGGCGCCCGCTCGCTCGAAGCGCGTCGCGTTCGCCGTCTGGTGGTCCTCGGCGGCAAACGGATACGGAACGAGGATCGCCGGCTTACCGAGCGCCGCCAGTTCGCCAAGCGTCGAGGCGCCGGCGCGCGCCAGCACGAGATCGGCGACGGCATAGGCGTCGGCCATGTCGTCCAAGTACGGACGCGAGTGCGGCAAGCTCGCGCGCACGCGCTCGTAGTCGCCGGCCCCGGTCAGCGCGAGCACCTGCCAACCCGGCGGAACGGCGCCGCTCTCGACGAGCGCGACGAGCGCATCGTTGATCGAACGCGCGCCTTGGCTGCCGCCCATCGCGACGAGCGTTCGCAACGACGGGTCGAGACCGAGCGCGGCGATCGCGTCCTCGCGGCGCGGCAGCGCGCGCAACGACGCGCGAATCGGAACTCCGGTCGCCCTGTACTTGCGTTCCGCGCGCGAATCCGCGGGAGCCGAGCCCCAGATCTCGTCGACGATCGGCGCCAGCAGCCGGTTCGTCAATCCCGGCGAGACGTTCGGCTCGAGGAGCACGACCGGAGCCGTCGAGAGGCCGAACGCGCGGCGAATGCGCGCGGCGAGCGCGACCGGAAAGCAGACGTAGCCGCCGGTCGCGATCACGAGATCCGGGCGGCGCGCCGCCAGCAGGCGAAGACTCTGCAAGGTTCCGCGCAGATTCGATGCGAGCGTCGCGAAGAGTCCGAACGAGAGCGCGCGGGGCAGCGGCCGGCTCGCGATCGTATCGAGCGCGTACCCCGCTTTCGGAACGATCGTCGCCTCGAGCCGGTCGGCGGCGCCGATGAACGCGATCTGGGCGCTCCGCCCGCGCAGCGCGTCGGCGATCGCGATCGCCGGATAGAGATGCCCGCCGGTGCCGCCGCCTGCGAAGACGACGGTCACGCGTTCCTGTTTATTCGGCGATGACGTCCGACGTTCGCGATGAGCGCGACGGCGATCAGATTAACGACGAGCGAGCTCCCGCCGAACGAGATGAAGGGCAGGGGAACGCCGGTTACCGGCCACGACGACGAGACCACGCCGATGTTGATGAATGCCTGGATCGTGATCATCGCCGCGCATCCGACCGCCAGGAAGAATCCGAAGCGATCCGGCGCGGCGAGCGCGATCCGAATCGCCCGGTAGGCGAGCGTAACGAAGAGCACGATGACGGCGAGCGTGCCGATCAACCCGAGCTCCTCGCCGAGCACGGAGAAGATGAAGTCCGTGTACTGTTCCGGCAGATAGAAGAACTTTGCGCGCGACGCGCCGAGGCCGACGCCGAAGATGCCGCCGCTGCCGAGCGCCAAGAGCGATTGCACGATGTGGAAGCCCGTGTTCAACGGATCCTTCCAAGGGTCGACGAACGCAAAGATCCGCGCTCGCCGGTACGGGCTCGCGAGCACCGTCAGCGCGGCAAACGGAACCGTCGCGATCAAGACCGCGCCGAGATGAACGAGGCGCGCGCCGGCCGCGAAGAAGAGCGCCAGCGCGGTGAAGACGAGCAGACTCGCGGTTCCCATATCGGGTTCCTTGAGCACGAGCACCGCCATGATCGCGACCGGGACGCAAAGCGGGAAGAGACCGCGCGGCAGCGAGGTTATGCGCTCGCCGCGCGCCGACAGCGCCGCGGAGAGATAGATCACGAGCGCGAGCTTCGCGAACT
Proteins encoded:
- the hisA gene encoding 1-(5-phosphoribosyl)-5-[(5-phosphoribosylamino)methylideneamino]imidazole-4-carboxamide isomerase, yielding MLVVPAIDLRGGKCVRMRQGDPTTEVEYDDDPVERAKAFVEAGAQRLHVIDLDGAFGSGENLAAVERICKAVGVPVQTGGGLRAVKHAEDAFAAGAAEIILGTLMVEDERLARNIINRFPGKVIAGIDARGSQVATHGWQERTPVDRDALVRRVAQWGVSRVIFTEIRRDGMGEGYDIEALTAVANAAAVRVTASGGARNLDDLRELRDSAPSAVDSCIVGSALYNGTLDLKAAIAAVA
- the murG gene encoding undecaprenyldiphospho-muramoylpentapeptide beta-N-acetylglucosaminyltransferase; its protein translation is MTVVFAGGGTGGHLYPAIAIADALRGRSAQIAFIGAADRLEATIVPKAGYALDTIASRPLPRALSFGLFATLASNLRGTLQSLRLLAARRPDLVIATGGYVCFPVALAARIRRAFGLSTAPVVLLEPNVSPGLTNRLLAPIVDEIWGSAPADSRAERKYRATGVPIRASLRALPRREDAIAALGLDPSLRTLVAMGGSQGARSINDALVALVESGAVPPGWQVLALTGAGDYERVRASLPHSRPYLDDMADAYAVADLVLARAGASTLGELAALGKPAILVPYPFAAEDHQTANATRFERAGAAVVLTDDELRAGGLAAALASAAGEPRLRELTDAAARLAGGDPLDAILARIDALAARKNAA
- the murC gene encoding UDP-N-acetylmuramate--L-alanine ligase: MTTYHFVGVGGIGMSAIARVLLARRESVSGSDVCVTPLIEELRAEGVRVTIGHDARNVRDASVVIVSSAIDRNNPEYLAAARSGVPLLHRGEMLAKLLRGRRSIAVCGTHGKTTTTAMTHAVLRGGGIDAGLVLGGIDVALGTNAHDGTAPWFVTEADESDGSFALLEPSIAIVTNVENDHLTSDDELPALARAFGEFLGKLPDDGLAIVGTDNALSASLTSHDLRARTVTFGLDARATVRAAAMRFRDFGSEFEAWSGDRRLGVVELRVPGVMNVQNALAAIAVGNELGVPFARIAAALRGFRGVRRRFDILANNARATVVDDYAHHPTAVRATIAAARLYHRGPIVVAFQPHRYSRTAYLAREFAQALRDADRVYLAPVYAASEPAIPGVSERSIGDALAAIGANVAYVERVEDLESRLLAEAPPGAIVLMLGAGNISEVAVSLARRVREAAAGQTAPVQA
- the ftsW gene encoding putative lipid II flippase FtsW is translated as MHSTATLRQRRDPAHGSPLPAHAAAPLDTVLFAAVAALIGIGLVMVFSASSATAYAQHGDIAYYLKRQLVWLAVGLVAAYACYRLQYQRLRQVAPWLLLAAGIGLVLVFVPHIGLGVNGGRRWIGTASFSLEPSEFAKLALVIYLSAALSARGERITSLPRGLFPLCVPVAIMAVLVLKEPDMGTASLLVFTALALFFAAGARLVHLGAVLIATVPFAALTVLASPYRRARIFAFVDPWKDPLNTGFHIVQSLLALGSGGIFGVGLGASRAKFFYLPEQYTDFIFSVLGEELGLIGTLAVIVLFVTLAYRAIRIALAAPDRFGFFLAVGCAAMITIQAFINIGVVSSSWPVTGVPLPFISFGGSSLVVNLIAVALIANVGRHRRINRNA
- a CDS encoding DUF5069 domain-containing protein, translated to MDALDLSRRPPRSPRALLPGLDLLMAARTVDKIRATLPGGNIGEYQITGFSSSLLNALEISESVLRKVIAEAHSDADVAAWIREHSNPDRYAEINAKLESRTVGERLNDPGFLRRYPNARNLPPETPRLDHLVADDAEAFGAE
- a CDS encoding citrate/2-methylcitrate synthase; this translates as MPTVVDRGLEGVVVGSTQLSNVEGAIGRLTYRGYDIDDLAPQATFEEIVHLLLYGHLPNRHELEVLKRELGASRSLPEPLVNAMQNVPKAAWPMDVLRTIVSGLGLFSPVNAQGEHLSDVHTAIELIAKVPTIVAAWDRIRRGLEPIAPRTDLSQAGNFLYMRGGKVPHAIEEDALDTYFVLLADHSYNASTFAARVAASTRADIYASVTAALATLQGDLHGGAASAAYRTLAEVKSPENAEAYVRGILDRGQRIMGMGHREYKVRDPRARHLEAMAKELAAHAGGDRWYETAHAVEEASRKVLQERKPGNTIYANVDFYTAPVLTDLGIPGDEFTCLFACGRIAGWTGHILEQLADNRLIRPQATYEGPAAGPYVPIEQRAVNGARG
- the murB gene encoding UDP-N-acetylmuramate dehydrogenase, coding for MSVTTERALRSLLRESDRAALRELFGERAGFDEPLAPYTSWKIGGPADALVTVESEAELAELLRFCARRRMPWWMIGGGSNVLVGDGGIRGIVIRLAGEFASVRVTGDDDYAIVEAGGSADMSLVTAKAASAGAAGIGSLAGIPGTVGGSLRMNAGTDREIGDFVREVWVQSPGRPEPHLAGVRYLYRHSTLDRNVVVSRVTLAFPRASVSTVREEMRSRLVRRKATQPIALPNAGSCFRNPEGDKAARLIEAAGAKGWREGGAEVSPLHANFINNLGGATARDVASLLARVRRAVLDRWGVELQLEVHLVGVFIDAT
- a CDS encoding D-alanine--D-alanine ligase, whose protein sequence is MQRSNGGKATVAVVMGGNSAEREISLKSGSEVLRALHSLGYDAHSLDYDERFLDALRELRPDLVFIALHGPGGEDGHVQALLEYLSIPYTGSALEAAALSMDKHLTKKLLAAEGLPTPVWDLFDLTGGTLPLLPGSLDLPLVIKPRFEGSSAGVTIVRTHEEWTSAMLDASKNYAQILAEEYVQGREFTCAVLGEEALPILEIVANRDGFYSYGAKYEPGGSTHIVPAPIDGDLAARLQMIALSAHRLLGLRDYSRSDFIVTADNRPYLLEINSLPGLTPTSLVPDACAAIGIGFEALIEKLVGFARARADLRESVA